A single Dreissena polymorpha isolate Duluth1 chromosome 14, UMN_Dpol_1.0, whole genome shotgun sequence DNA region contains:
- the LOC127858426 gene encoding alpha-2Db adrenergic receptor-like, which yields MFTSIPKSWHHMFDVNVTLRELNDALVTLHVPAIAIIMTLMIIGIIGNMAVLRIYFPYPKSFSRVFILWLGFIDLIACCFGMPLLLVSLYHPYEFPSVYACKTFRCVHVFLVAASVFIFVFIAYERHRAICNFEVVEMKPARMHMMCLISCMLAFVVSIPAVVLYGERTVNTGVFNITGIECFVEDHFEETIWPKVYFPFQLMICSIAFVILVILYIKIGRQLNWHLTFSRRYSRAPSDMRTSYLSEQESDTSKLPGRGSKTESLLKTSFSQENSSGQTKAHAPLESAASTRSCHIDRVARELTTMFCWLTVVFVLSFIPHLAIIVFQMFYPTFTQDMSPNGIRAYNIFFRSFVINNMANPVVYFICMRDFRNDCKQLLCKC from the coding sequence ATGTTTACTTCAATTCCAAAAAGCTGGCATCACATGTTCGACGTGAATGTTACGTTACGTGAGCTAAATGACGCCTTGGTAACGTTACACGTTCCGGCGATTGCCATTATTATGACGTTGATGATCATAGGTATCATCGGTAACATGGCAGTCTTACGTATCTACTTCCCgtatccgaaatcattttcgcGCGTATTTATTTTATGGCTCGGATTCATTGACCTCATTGCGTGTTGCTTTGGAATGCCCTTGCTGCTGGTGAGTCTCTATCACCCTTACGAATTCCCATCAGTTTATGCGTGCAAGACGTTCAGATGTGTGCACGTGTTTCTAGTCGCGGCCTCAGTGTTTATATTTGTGTTCATCGCATATGAAAGACACCGCGCCATCTGCAATTTTGAGGTGGTGGAAATGAAACCAGCCCGGATGCACATGATGTGCCTGATATCGTGCATGCTTGCATTCGTTGTCTCCATCCCTGCAGTAGTTTTGTACGGTGAGAGAACCGTGAACACTGGAGTGTTCAATATCACAGGCATAGAGTGTTTTGTGGAGGACCACTTTGAGGAAACAATTTGGCCCAAAGTGTATTTTCCGTTCCAGTTAATGATCTGTTCAATAGCGTTTGTGATATTGGTGATATTGTACATTAAAATTGGACGACAATTGAACTGGCATTTGACGTTTTCACGTCGGTACTCGCGTGCACCGTCAGATATGCGCACCTCTTATTTGAGCGAACAAGAGTCGGACACTTCAAAACTCCCCGGACGAGGTTCGAAAACCGAAAGTCTTTTAAAGACGTCGTTTTCACAGGAAAATAGCAGTGGACAAACTAAAGCACATGCGCCATTAGAAAGTGCTGCCTCAACCAGAAGTTGTCATATAGACCGCGTTGCTAGAGAGCTGACAACAATGTTTTGTTGGCTCACTGTGgtttttgttttgtcatttatacCACACCTGGCTATCATTGTTTTCCAAATGTTTTATCCGACCTTTACACAGGATATGTCACCTAACGGCATAAGagcttataatatattttttcgttcgtttgttattaacaatatggCAAATCCAGTGGTGTATTTCATTTGTATGAGGGACTTTAGAAACGACTGTAAACAATTGTTATGCAAATGTTGA